The following is a genomic window from Struthio camelus isolate bStrCam1 chromosome 17, bStrCam1.hap1, whole genome shotgun sequence.
tacagcaggaagaggaagaattagGAACTGATTTTCAGATTGCCTTAAAGATCATTTGCAGTTTGAAGGCCTGCAGGATGTGAACACAGGCACAGATGTTGATCATAGCTCAGCATGGAATGTTATATTGCATCCATTCCTACAACTGCAATCATTTGGAATAGTTTGCGGTGCTATATGTGGAAGTTAGAAAACATGCATATGATAGGTTTAACATATTCTCTCACTTTAGTCCTTATCTTTGTGCACGCTAGACATTTGCAAAAATTGGCAGAATTCCTATGAGGGACTGTTGATTAAACCATAAATTGTTGTTGGAAATGCTAAAATGAGTGCCTTAGAAGTCCCTTATGTTAGCGTTATTTCCCACTTTCACTGTAAATCTCTGGCTGTATGGATCTGACAAAGTATTCAGggcataaaatatttacagtcaTCTCTACAGCTGTCAGTCAGTAACTATGCTGCACTGGACACTAAATGAACAGTTGGTACTGATTGCACATCCCTGAAATATGAGGATATGGGATCACTTCCTAGTCATGACAGAGCAATACACCCCAAAAAGAGGTCCTCCATGTATCCAGAGGACATGACTTAGCTTTTGCTGGCAGTCTGCTACATGAAGATGTTGTACAGACTGAAAAGCAACAGATATTCTGATACAGTCAAGAATTCCAGTCTGGGGCAGTTCTGGGTTAACCTGGGTCTGGCTAGCCAAAAGTCACACAAAGCGATAGCAGAAAGAAGCAGTTAAATTGTTATGACATTCAAAGCCCGTAAGATAGCTATGGGTTATGTGATCCTGGGAGGAAGACACAGGCTGAAGATGGTGCTGGGCAAGACAAAACAAAGATCTGAAAATAACTGTAGGTCTCTCTATTTCTTGGCAGCTGGATTTCACCCACGAGTCCTTTAGCTGTATTGCTACTGAAACAAGCCTTTCAGAAGAGTTGTGTAGGAACGTTTTACCCATAATTCTTTATGAACAAGTCTGAGCTTAGAACCAAATGACTAAACTGTTCTATCAAAAAGTTAATATAAAGTATAAAATCAAACTGCGGAGGGCTGCTAACGTGGACAATTTCAATCCCAATGGGTTGAAGTCTGACAAACgagaaacaacagaaagaaaacatgacCTTATGCAGAGAAACCTGGCAAGCTTTGACTATTGATTTGAGTCTAAAGAGACAAAGAATTTCTCTCCTATTCCACTGAATTTTTTCTTCAATCTGTCATGGATTGAACCCTAGCCATCGACAGCAAGCCAAGAACTCCACTATTCTCATCCCAGCGTTGTAAAAACACACATAAATCGCAGACAGAAAGGGGATCACAGGTCTTCCCTTCCTCTGTGGCCAGCAGCGTGTTCATAAATTCTAAACATAGTTTCAGTGTGTATTAATTGCCCTGTTATAAAGGAGATTTACACTCAGCAAATTAAGCCGATGCTAGTATCGAACATCATTCTCTTCCATACTGTCCAGAGCGGAGTGCTTGAGAAACATGTGCTGTTTTGGCAAAATGAAAACCTTTTAAGTGATAGATAAGAAAACTGACAATCATTTGAACTGGCTTGTAAGTCAGGAAATgacagatgtcttttttttcttccttttaagaaagCCGGACTCCCCCTAATGGCCAGTCAAAGCCTGGTGCAGAAGGTATAATCCTCAGTGACATGATTTGGAGTTGCTGGAACACACCTCTTCTTAAAGTTTAACCTGTTGAATTCTTCTGTGATTTCCATGATtgactttccttttgtttctggaaGGAACAGGTGGATTATTATCCCTGAAGTGAAAAGCACCCCCATAAAGATGAGGAAGCAGAACTGCTGGAGTCTCTCCTGCAGGGAAGAACAAAATAAGAGACTGAGATGAGCATATCTTTTGATTTGTCACTTTCTTTAGGGAAGTTTTGTGTTTTGTGTCCCTAAGTAGTTTGAACTTGCTAAgagtttttttgcattttggaCTTTGACAAATATTTGAGTCTGAATCAGTGCCTTGGGCAAATCTGGACCCTTCAGTTGTGACAGTGGACTCAGGAGAACAGGTGACAAGACTACTCTAGACTGACACGGCATCGTCATCtcctgcctttcttcttcctgctcctGTGGCCAGCTCTGGAGCTTAGCGTAGTGAGGATTGTCCCAGGTAAAGTCACTCACCACAATGAATGGGAAGGCTGTTCCAATCACAAAGACTCCCAGCCAGTTGAGAGCTGCACTGATCACAAAGGCAGGTGGTCTGCATGATAGCTTAAAGATTTCAACCCTAATGGAAACTGTGGCACCAGctgaaaggaaagaggaataagAATTATTATTACTTGTCAACATGTTTGATTTGAACATTTGGATTGAGTTTTACCTTTTCATAGTCAACAGATAGACTACTGTCATGGACTGGCATTCAAAATACTTGAATATGTTGCTGTGTTTTAGAAGAGGAAATATCTGCAGCATCTTCTAAACTGCTAAACAGCAGCTTCTTAAAATGgtaatttattcaaataaattaaTTGAGGAAGTTCAAGAATTAAGTAGTTAACACTTGTAGAAGTCTTAAGTCTGTAGAAGACATCTTATCATGAAAAATGCTGCATAAGGATGGCATAACAATTCTTATTACTAAATAAGAATTCCCCATGTGATACTGTTAGGTCACCAATGGATGATCTTCCTGGATTCACTTCCTGGGCATATCAGTTATGTTTCAAAGTCCCAGGACTTCTACAACAGCTTTGTGTTAGGAAAGCAATTCAACCTTGACATATgggaaaggaaacattttagaaCAAATGggcttttttaaactaaagagaaGCAGGTAGAATATATTAGGAAAAGAACCACTTTAAAGCAGACCCTCTGCACTACTGTCCATGGGGGATAAGATGTAAAGTTATACAATGCTGAATTTAAAACAattctcacttttctttctctttctttttttttagtatttctaaaaaaatcttttacctaTCTAGTTTTGctctattttttctgtattttttccagtgAGTACTTTTTGCTGTCTTCCTTCTTCAGTCTCTCAGTCTCTTGCTAGCAAAACCCAAACCTGATGACACTGAAGTTTCTAGCTGATGACTGGACCCACGATGTTTAAATGGCTACAAGACTAGATGAAATGGAATTGTTCATGCTAAATGTTTATGCactattttgcaatattttcccAGCCATATTAATAAGCTCACATGACTTGGTTCCCTTATTTCTTTTGAATGAAGTACTCACCTGGCCCAACTCCAAAGACGACTACAAACAAGATAATCAGACAAAGGCTGCAGTATGGCATCCAGAAATACcagtcctggggaaaaaaaacaaacttctggATGATATCTGTTAGTGATTGCAGAGGAGAAATGTTTCTTGTTTTCCAGCATTGTCACCTCAAGAAAAAATCTGGTGTGTAGGAACTGGCATGGAAATATGAGTGCTATTTCCTGTGGATGGAACAGTGAGGTTTTTGTCGGGTGAGCAGAGAAGCAGGTTTGCTAGTGCAGAGCAGCTGTCAAGCTTGGAAGCCTTCAATTAACAGTTGCCTGAATAGTACTTTTCCACTGTCCATCCTCCTCTTTCATGCCGTTGCTCCCCACAACCCTTAGAAATATGGGAAAGGCCAAATcatatctttctttgcttttgttaggCAATATCTTTGATAACTTCTCTTGAAAAGGAACCTTCCTCAACCTTAGTCAAAAATATATAAGGCTTGATTCCTTAGGAAAGGATTTCTCTCTCATATGTTTGAGATCTTTTGTGAATGAAACAGCAATGCAAGTCTATTGTCACCTTGCTTCCAGGGTAATTTTGCAGTAATGTCTATAGAGTAGCTCCTGGATGAATGCTAGTAACCCAAAGAACTTGCTCCTGAAGAAGCTGCAGAAATGACACACTACTATAGAGAGGAACTGGCAGATTGTCTCCGGTCTGTGAACAAATATGTCAATTCCCAGTGTCTAcactaaaattaaaattcaaattaaCTGATGCAAGGagtcttgttttctttattgtGTCACTTATCATGTTAAGAACTGCACAAATGAAAAAGACAGTTTTCCTTTGACTGTCTTTTGACCTGTGCTGACCAGCCTAATGAAATCAGGAATCAGTGCTCGACTCCCAGTGCTTTATGTACTCCTTGCTGAGTTCACTGGGTCATGTCAAAAGGGAGGCAGAAGTACAGAGAGTACTTAGTGAGAGAGGTTTAGGCCTATGTACAAACTTGCTCTTCGTATTATTCCCCTCCACCTGTCCCAAGAGGGTAAGCCATTAGCACCACAGTTATTTTGGAACTTCCAAGCCTCACTTTCTTTCCTTAGTAGCATGGTCCTACCTGTGAGCAGAGGCTAGAAATACAATTGATAAAGAGATCTGCCATGAGAAGAGCTTCCTTACCTGTAGGGAGAGAGTCATTGTGATACCAGCTAGCAGTAAACCCATGATCCAGTAGCCTCCTGACATGAGCGTCTTCCTGCCCAATCGCTCAATAATGGAGCTCTGAGGGACAGAAATCACACTTATACCAATCAATCAGATTCACAGACTGGAGACAGAAGAGCAAAATCTGACCCATTCCCACAGTAATATGACTTACACAGACTACAGTAGCTAAGAGTTCAGAGAGTCCAACAGAGAGGGACATATAAGAGATCATTCTTTCATCAAACCCAGCTGCCTGGAGGACttcaaaagtataaaaatagatctagggaaaaaaaaaacagtaagagaacAAAGTAAATGACCCCTTACCCATACCTGTGTGACACTGCCCCATATAGGAGCTACTAACCAAGGAACGTGCTGCTCAGCTTTGGAGCGAGCTAGACTTCTGCACTCTTTGTAGTATCCACCTTATTGGCAGACAGAAACattgtaaaatattattatttagttAGTTTGATAAAAGATAAATGCTGTGATAAAAGGACCTTCAGCTGCTACAGTGTAATTAGGTCTGCAGAGACCTGATATTGGTGCTTTCAGAAAGAGTAAATTATCACTTCTGGAGCACATcctaaaaaaaatcactctaagaaatacttttctttcccAAGACAGAAGAGCATGGCTTATGGAGTCATGTAGGGGTAAAACAAGCATCCTTTCTTTTTCAAGTATACTTGCTACTCTTTGGAGATGTGCTGAGGTGATAAAGGTTCCAGTTCAGGCTGTGTTACACtcagctctttatttttttttacagatgttGCCTTACTATGTTAGAGAGGGAAGAATCAGGCAGACAGTTGTAAAGCTGTGGCTCCAAAATGATCCTAGAGGAGTGCTGATGTGAGGAAGATGGAGAGAACTGCAGAACAGTAAGCATGCTCCTTGATTAGCTTTGAAGTTAGAGTGAGCATACTACCATCCCAGCAGAAGTGTGTGCCTTAGAATGCTAAAAGTCACGggccaaatggcagcagctgcagggagcagtAAGAAACTGCACTGTAGATTTTGCCAGTGTAGGCAGGGCTCATCTGTAGGAGCAGGTTCTGCTCCTTTTACATTACTACAGCTGCCAAAAATGGCTGTAACATAAGCCTAACTACTGGGAAAGGTAACTCCAGCAAGGGCCAAGAGCAGTGCAAAAGGGATGTCACATGGGGAGCTAAGGCCTGCAGACTGTTGCTTCTGCCCTGAAAGGGAGTTAGCTGTCAGAAAGTGGTAGCTGGAAGAAGCCTGAGGAAAATGAGGGGGCTCCTGGGAGCCATGACATCTCATTTAAGATTGTCAATAAGTTTTTTGAGGCTTTAAAGGGGAAATACACTCAACTGCATTGATGCCACATAGCTGAACTGTGGCTGTCACAGTAGCTAACATGTACAGCTGCCAACGGAAAGACGGTTCTTTTATTAACTCCAGGACACTCAAGATCTTGGTGTTTTTCATTGTTGCCTTCTCTTTCATGATGTCATCAATCTCTGCTTGGTGATGGCCTTCACCCCAAAGCTGCCTTATggctgtggaggagaaggagagcGATATCTGCCATGTTAATTCATCTCTATTGTTTGTTGACTAAGGAGTTTATTGAGGAGCTGATGCATGAATCTGTCAGTACAGACATCCATGGGCTGTGTCTGTGGTGTAGGCCATGGTGTCCTATAGTGTGTTCCAGAGCTCTGGTCCTCTTGCACAGCCTGTTCAGACAGAGGGGCCTAGAGGTGTGCATGATGACTGCCTCCCTGGCCATGGGCCCACTTTCCTCCCCTTATCAGGGTGTGAGCAGGGTGCACAGCCAACAACCAGAGCTCAGTGGTGCCCCGTGGAGACCTGCTGTGCAAACAGCTATTTGGCATTACTCCATCAAACTGACTGTTCTGGTAGTGTCAgctgaaaacaaatgattttgtaGTATAGAACTGCAGCAAGAAATAGTTTTATGTTCTACTGGGGACTATAGCAAAATATACTTAGTAGGTTCTTAGAGAGTCATCTTAGAAGTGAGCAGGGAGAAAACTTTATCTCATTTACTTTTTTCCACATGGGGAGAGCAAACGTCACAAACCAATCGAACTCCAAGTGAGGAACAGGAAGTTGGAGCCCTCTGTTACCTTTCTTGCAGCCTTCCTGGTCTCCTTTTTGCATGAGGAGATATGGTGGGGACTCAGGGAAGAAGGGCAGGGTGACCAGCTGGACTAGTGCTGGAATTCCGCAGGAGGCCATCAGGATGGGCCACAGGGACTGActgcccagcagctccctggagtggaTAAAACACGTGTGTAGAATAAAAGTTCATTGAGTTGGTTTTTGAGGACAAAAAGGAATAGATAGAAAAGCAGAGGATGAAACAAAAGGTAGAGGGGATCCAGAAATGAATTGGGTGGGAAATGAATTGTATTATACCTTTGTCCTACAATTTGCCCTACGGCTTTTCCCAGTGACCAAAAGAAAGAGGCAGTAGAGTTTGCAAATCCACGTAGCTTCCTAGGGGAAATTTCCCCAACATATTGATGATGTAGAGGAACACACAGACCTTGAGATGAGGAGGGAATtatgggagagaagaaagaagacattTGTAaccatttgaaataaatatgaaataaaattgcaTAGAGCTAGTTAAGCAGTACAGAATATAGCTGCCTCATGCACTGAAAGGTTTCTCATAACTAAACCCAGGTATGAAGTTTTTCAGTACCAGATTTTCTAACCTTTTCTACAAAACTGTTCAGTTCCTGTCTTCTTTCTTTGCACAGTGCAGTTTCCCGTTCTTAAGAAACATAGAGTTTTCCCTTTGGGGTACAGCCTCATCATCATGTCTCTTGTGAGCCTTAGCATATTTTAAACAGAGTATGCAAGAGCTGAATAACTGAACATCCTGTAGTAATATTTAATTTAGTTGTAGTTAACCCATGTGAACTCAGTCTTTTCTTTTATTAACTCCAGGACACTCAAGATCTTGGTGTTTTTCATTGTAGAAGAGTTGGTGTGGAACACCCCTACTAAATTGAAATATACAGTGCCATGTGCCTACTTTCAGGGAATTAAAGTTGAATGCTACATTATTTGAGGTAGACACTAGTATTTATTTTCCACTATCCAGCAACAATTTTGATCATTTCAGGCAGAGTCAATATTTGT
Proteins encoded in this region:
- the LOC104152166 gene encoding solute carrier family 2, facilitated glucose transporter member 11, translating into MAGFLSDLAQYQGLFQMIPVLGIGGTFQIGFQISTITYMSQHVKAFINETWLERYGYPIHQDNLLFLWSFIVSITGIGGLLGSSGSRYLTVKYGKRKCLLCNNMLMIAAAFIMGCSKIARSFEMILIGRFMCGISAGLCVPLHHQYVGEISPRKLRGFANSTASFFWSLGKAVGQIVGQRELLGSQSLWPILMASCGIPALVQLVTLPFFPESPPYLLMQKGDQEGCKKAIRQLWGEGHHQAEIDDIMKEKATMKNTKILSVLELIKEPSFRWQLYMLATVTATVQLCGINAIYFYTFEVLQAAGFDERMISYMSLSVGLSELLATVVCSSIIERLGRKTLMSGGYWIMGLLLAGITMTLSLQDWYFWMPYCSLCLIILFVVVFGVGPAGATVSIRVEIFKLSCRPPAFVISAALNWLGVFVIGTAFPFIVERLQQFCFLIFMGVLFTSGIIIHLFLPETKGKSIMEITEEFNRLNFKKRCVPATPNHVTEDYTFCTRL